A region from the Coleofasciculus sp. FACHB-T130 genome encodes:
- a CDS encoding filamentous hemagglutinin N-terminal domain-containing protein gives MSLKTVSQPGHFLWVTGTIFLLWLNNSSCTLAQIIPDATLPNNTITIPEGNAIRIEGGTQVGGNLFHSFTEFSVPINTEAFFNNALDTQNIFSRITGSNLSHIDGLIRANGTANLFFINPNGITFGSNAKLNIGGSFLASTANSIQFSNGTQFSATKPSAPPLLTINVPIGLQFNASNAGVIRIQGSGHNFRFGQTGGLEPNTKTEGLAVQPGKTLALVGGEIALEGGNLKAESGAIELWSVTRGSLPMQVSSEQINFNNEQQLAELGSINLSGAASVDSSGAQGGSFQIQSRNLKLEQGSLIVSLTEGSQPGRSATINVLDTVELIGRTADGRIGSGFFVQTNGEGKGGNLTITTDRLLLRDGASIGMGTNASGNSGTLRVQARNVLLGGLSANGSRLTGIFSNPTFASTGVGGDVIIDAKQLSLENGAVISVSTFGAGQSGNITVRANDVQIRGTSATGGIGSGFYARTSLSNIASSPPPLTGNSGNVTVIANRLSFRERATINVANFGKGNAGNINIRAAIVELDNNSIIRATQRQAEQGNITIESQDLRLWRNSLITTDASNIILFDTGQTIANNDISTNGGNIIINTKTLVALENSDITANAQQSFGGQVRINASGIFKTSNSDITATSSRGTQFSGIVQINTADVNPSSGLVALPENFTDISKQISQGCLASRGNSFVVTGRGGLPADPNETLLGSTVWRDLRLPRGNTSLPVPVSKTASARTPMVEATGWVKNSNGEVELVSKSINGVAQSSWDEIASCSVSK, from the coding sequence TTGAGTTTAAAAACTGTGAGCCAGCCTGGTCATTTTCTCTGGGTGACTGGTACGATTTTCCTTTTATGGTTAAATAATTCTAGCTGCACCTTAGCACAAATTATTCCGGATGCTACGCTGCCAAATAATACTATTACTATCCCAGAAGGGAACGCCATCCGAATTGAGGGTGGCACGCAAGTAGGCGGCAATCTATTTCATAGCTTTACAGAATTTTCTGTTCCTATAAATACTGAAGCTTTCTTCAACAATGCCCTAGACACTCAAAACATCTTCAGTCGCATTACAGGTAGCAATCTTTCTCATATTGATGGATTGATTCGAGCCAACGGCACAGCTAATTTGTTTTTTATCAATCCCAACGGCATTACTTTTGGCTCAAATGCCAAACTCAATATAGGTGGTTCCTTTCTCGCCTCGACTGCTAACAGCATTCAATTTAGCAATGGAACTCAGTTTAGCGCTACCAAGCCTAGCGCCCCCCCATTGCTAACGATAAATGTTCCGATAGGCTTACAATTTAACGCTTCAAACGCAGGAGTTATTCGCATTCAAGGATCGGGACACAATTTCAGGTTCGGACAAACAGGCGGACTAGAGCCGAATACGAAAACCGAGGGTCTAGCGGTGCAACCTGGGAAAACCTTAGCTTTAGTCGGGGGAGAAATCGCCTTAGAGGGCGGTAATTTAAAAGCTGAGTCGGGAGCAATTGAGCTTTGGTCAGTTACTCGTGGCTCATTGCCAATGCAAGTCAGCAGCGAACAAATCAACTTCAACAATGAACAACAACTTGCAGAATTAGGAAGTATTAATTTATCGGGTGCTGCTTCAGTGGATAGCAGCGGCGCACAGGGAGGTTCGTTTCAGATACAAAGCCGAAATCTGAAACTAGAACAAGGTTCGCTCATCGTATCCCTCACAGAAGGATCTCAACCGGGGAGAAGCGCCACCATCAATGTTTTGGATACTGTAGAACTGATTGGTAGAACAGCCGATGGCAGAATCGGTAGCGGCTTTTTTGTTCAGACGAATGGTGAGGGAAAAGGCGGCAATTTAACAATTACAACAGATCGGTTGCTACTAAGAGATGGAGCATCCATTGGTATGGGGACTAACGCTTCAGGGAATTCTGGTACCTTACGAGTGCAAGCGAGGAATGTTCTCTTGGGCGGTCTTTCAGCAAATGGATCGCGTCTGACGGGTATTTTTTCTAATCCTACTTTTGCCTCAACTGGAGTTGGCGGTGATGTGATTATTGATGCTAAACAACTATCTCTTGAAAATGGAGCGGTGATCTCTGTGTCTACCTTTGGCGCAGGTCAAAGTGGCAACATAACAGTTCGAGCCAATGACGTACAAATACGAGGAACTTCTGCAACTGGGGGAATTGGTAGCGGTTTTTATGCTAGGACTAGCTTAAGCAATATTGCGAGTTCTCCACCGCCGTTGACGGGAAATTCGGGCAACGTAACAGTAATTGCTAACAGATTGAGCTTTCGGGAGCGGGCAACAATTAATGTTGCTAATTTTGGGAAAGGCAATGCTGGTAATATTAATATTCGCGCTGCCATAGTTGAGCTAGATAATAACTCGATTATTAGAGCGACTCAGCGACAGGCGGAACAGGGAAATATTACGATTGAATCTCAAGATTTGCGATTGTGGCGCAACAGCCTAATTACGACTGATGCCAGTAACATCATCCTGTTTGATACGGGTCAGACAATTGCAAATAATGATATCAGTACCAATGGTGGCAACATCATTATTAATACAAAAACGTTAGTCGCGTTAGAAAATAGCGATATTACTGCCAATGCTCAACAAAGCTTTGGGGGTCAAGTAAGAATCAATGCTAGCGGCATCTTTAAAACTTCAAATAGCGATATCACCGCCACTTCTAGTCGAGGAACTCAGTTCAGTGGGATTGTCCAAATTAATACTGCTGATGTGAACCCTTCTTCTGGCTTAGTTGCACTACCAGAAAATTTTACTGACATTAGCAAACAAATTTCCCAAGGTTGTTTGGCTTCTAGGGGGAATAGTTTTGTTGTCACTGGACGCGGCGGCTTGCCAGCAGATCCCAATGAAACTTTGTTAGGAAGTACAGTATGGCGGGATTTGCGCCTCCCTAGGGGTAATACCTCCTTACCTGTCCCCGTTTCCAAGACTGCCTCTGCACGTACTCCAATGGTGGAGGCAACTGGATGGGTAAAAAATTCTAATGGTGAGGTAGAGTTGGTTTCCAAATCTATCAATGGTGTGGCTCAAAGTTCCTGGGATGAAATTGCTAGTTGCAGTGTTTCTAAGTAA
- a CDS encoding DUF928 domain-containing protein, with the protein MVQHKSFTTQTLVAFFLSLGLIIAPSFLTKAIAQSESVNQSQTLAGTSIGRVTFEPPGSGQPDDTAGGASRGDECPQAVIATGECVTPLVPIATSKLTVAEHPTFLVYVPPTSAKEIFFGLVDENNNFHYQAKIPISSQEGILSFKLPDNAPPLEIDKKYRWTFIIIGEQGLRPGSPGVQGEIRRVKLTSEVMSQLQNQPLLERAALYGKHGIWFDTVASLAEARRLEPSEATLASTWQELLNSIGLQAIATKPLLN; encoded by the coding sequence ATGGTACAGCACAAATCTTTTACCACTCAAACGCTAGTTGCATTTTTTTTATCACTAGGACTGATTATTGCTCCTAGCTTTTTGACTAAAGCGATCGCCCAATCCGAGTCGGTTAACCAATCTCAAACTCTAGCGGGTACTTCGATAGGTCGCGTAACCTTTGAACCTCCAGGAAGTGGACAACCAGATGACACCGCAGGAGGTGCATCTCGTGGTGATGAATGTCCTCAAGCAGTAATCGCTACAGGCGAGTGCGTGACTCCGCTGGTGCCAATAGCTACAAGCAAGTTGACAGTAGCAGAGCATCCAACATTCTTAGTTTATGTACCTCCAACTTCTGCTAAGGAAATATTTTTTGGATTAGTAGACGAAAATAACAATTTTCATTACCAAGCAAAAATTCCGATTTCGAGTCAAGAAGGCATTCTTAGTTTCAAACTTCCAGATAATGCGCCACCTCTAGAAATTGACAAGAAGTATCGGTGGACTTTTATCATCATTGGCGAACAAGGACTCAGACCCGGTAGTCCTGGGGTACAAGGAGAAATTCGACGAGTTAAACTCACTTCCGAGGTAATGAGCCAGCTTCAGAATCAACCTCTACTAGAGCGTGCTGCTCTGTATGGAAAACACGGGATTTGGTTCGATACCGTAGCAAGTTTAGCTGAAGCTAGACGCTTAGAGCCGAGTGAAGCAACTTTGGCTTCAACATGGCAGGAATTGTTAAACTCAATTGGACTACAAGCGATCGCTACCAAGCCACTTTTAAACTAG
- a CDS encoding CHAT domain-containing protein encodes MLTLFLVTAFLPALAQTNLKFSYFDSQLVSIVKNIPDSDAPSESKQNDAFVLEQGRTLYEAGRFNEAIAFWQQALENLEAQGNRLHAALVLSYLSNAYQELGQWEQAKNAIAQSLNLLQTQPDAATLAQVLNTQGSLQLALGQTEAALDTWKQAEKAYGSAGDDVGKLGSLINQAQALQALGLYRQAKTNLEQLNTQLQNLPDSSLKVSGLRSLGVTLQVVGDLTQSQQVLEQSLSLAQRLNFPLEINASLFSLGNTLRALQKPREALEIYRKIVESSPNSLVLEVQLNRLSLLVETGQPAAAQALLPQIQSQLESILPSRAAVYSRVNLARTLIKLGNRGERSQIVNSQEIAQILAKAVEQARMLKDSRAESYALGQLGYLYEQTQQWKPAEELTRQALAIAQEINAFSIVARWEGQLGKLLKQQGDIPNAIAAYTKAVNTLQSLRSDLIALNPDVQLSFRENVEPIYRELVELLLESNPSQTNIKQAREVIEALHLAELDNFFREACLDVQPQQIDQLDPQAAVIYPIILSNRLEVILSLPGKPLSHYSTRLVKNDIEETLEQLLESLNPFFSSEARLRLSQQVYRWLIQPVETELTKSNIATLVFVLDGSLRSLPMAALYDGKQYLIEKYNIVVAPGLQLVAPRVGSASLSQLLAQKRNKILAGGITEARQGFPALPGVGAEVSQIASEVPSKVFINEDFTEVNLQNYLNKNSFTVVHLATHGQFSSSSDSTFILTWNGRINVKEFENLLRSRDPSTFNPIELLVLSACQTATGDKRAVLGLAGVAVRSGARSTLATLWSVQDESTAKLMGEFYQQLLQGESKVKALRQAQIALLKQPKYAHPFYWSSFILVGSWL; translated from the coding sequence TTGTTGACACTTTTTTTGGTGACAGCATTTTTACCGGCACTAGCGCAGACTAATCTTAAATTTTCTTATTTTGATTCACAATTGGTATCAATTGTTAAAAATATTCCGGATTCTGATGCTCCTTCAGAATCTAAACAGAATGATGCCTTTGTACTAGAACAAGGCAGAACCCTGTATGAAGCAGGACGATTTAATGAAGCGATCGCATTCTGGCAACAAGCGCTCGAAAACCTGGAGGCGCAGGGCAATCGCCTCCACGCTGCCCTCGTTTTAAGCTATCTGTCGAACGCTTATCAAGAATTGGGTCAATGGGAGCAAGCGAAAAACGCGATCGCTCAAAGTCTCAACTTATTGCAAACCCAACCCGATGCAGCCACTCTTGCCCAAGTTTTGAATACTCAAGGCAGCCTCCAGCTAGCATTGGGACAAACGGAAGCGGCTTTAGATACATGGAAACAAGCTGAAAAAGCTTACGGTTCAGCAGGCGACGACGTTGGGAAATTAGGCAGTTTGATAAACCAAGCTCAAGCTTTGCAAGCATTAGGACTCTACCGACAAGCTAAAACAAACTTAGAACAATTAAATACTCAGTTGCAAAACTTGCCAGATTCCTCGCTGAAAGTATCAGGATTGCGAAGTCTGGGAGTTACCTTACAAGTAGTCGGAGATTTAACTCAGTCCCAGCAGGTTTTAGAACAAAGTTTGTCACTCGCCCAAAGGCTAAACTTTCCCTTAGAAATTAATGCCAGTTTATTTAGTTTGGGAAATACTCTTAGAGCTTTACAAAAACCGAGGGAAGCGCTGGAAATCTACCGAAAGATAGTAGAGAGTTCTCCCAATTCTTTAGTTTTAGAAGTCCAACTGAACCGATTAAGCCTTTTAGTAGAAACTGGACAACCAGCCGCAGCCCAAGCATTATTACCCCAAATCCAGTCTCAATTAGAGAGTATCTTACCTAGTCGCGCTGCTGTTTACAGTCGAGTGAACTTGGCTAGAACTCTCATAAAATTGGGAAATCGGGGAGAGCGATCGCAGATTGTCAATTCTCAAGAGATTGCCCAGATATTAGCAAAAGCTGTCGAACAAGCGCGAATGCTTAAAGACTCGCGTGCTGAATCTTACGCGCTGGGTCAACTCGGATACCTGTACGAACAAACGCAGCAATGGAAACCAGCGGAGGAGCTGACGAGACAAGCACTCGCGATCGCGCAAGAAATTAATGCTTTTAGTATTGTGGCTCGTTGGGAAGGACAACTCGGCAAACTTCTCAAACAGCAAGGCGATATTCCGAATGCGATCGCGGCTTACACCAAAGCTGTTAATACCTTACAATCCCTCCGCAGCGACTTGATCGCGCTGAATCCCGACGTTCAACTTTCCTTTCGCGAAAACGTCGAACCCATTTATCGTGAGTTAGTAGAGTTACTGTTAGAATCTAATCCCAGCCAAACCAATATTAAACAAGCTCGCGAAGTCATTGAAGCGCTACATCTAGCAGAATTAGATAACTTTTTTCGAGAAGCTTGTTTAGATGTTCAACCCCAGCAAATCGATCAACTCGATCCTCAAGCAGCAGTCATCTACCCTATTATTTTGTCAAATCGTTTAGAGGTAATCTTATCTTTACCCGGAAAACCTCTCAGCCATTACTCGACTAGGCTAGTGAAAAATGATATTGAAGAAACGCTGGAGCAGTTATTAGAATCTCTTAATCCATTTTTTTCAAGTGAAGCTCGTTTGCGTCTGTCTCAGCAAGTTTATCGCTGGTTAATCCAACCTGTTGAAACAGAATTAACTAAAAGTAATATCGCCACTTTAGTATTTGTGCTAGACGGTTCGTTGCGAAGTTTACCAATGGCAGCGCTGTACGACGGTAAACAATATCTCATTGAAAAATACAATATAGTAGTAGCTCCGGGTTTACAGTTGGTTGCACCACGAGTGGGAAGTGCGTCGTTAAGCCAGTTACTTGCCCAAAAGCGAAACAAAATTTTAGCAGGCGGAATTACCGAAGCTCGACAAGGTTTTCCAGCATTGCCAGGAGTAGGAGCTGAAGTCAGCCAAATCGCGTCTGAAGTTCCTTCCAAAGTATTTATAAATGAGGATTTTACCGAAGTAAACTTACAAAACTATCTGAATAAAAATTCTTTTACGGTTGTTCATTTAGCTACTCACGGGCAGTTTAGCTCTAGCTCAGATTCTACATTTATTCTGACGTGGAATGGTAGGATAAATGTCAAAGAATTCGAGAATTTATTACGTTCTAGAGATCCGAGTACTTTTAATCCGATTGAACTATTAGTTCTGAGTGCTTGCCAAACTGCAACTGGTGATAAGCGAGCGGTATTAGGATTAGCAGGAGTAGCCGTGCGGTCTGGCGCACGCAGTACTTTAGCAACTCTCTGGTCAGTGCAAGATGAATCCACGGCTAAGCTTATGGGCGAATTTTATCAGCAACTCTTACAAGGAGAAAGCAAAGTTAAAGCCCTTCGTCAGGCACAGATAGCTCTGCTAAAACAGCCAAAATATGCTCATCCTTTTTACTGGTCATCTTTTATTTTAGTAGGAAGTTGGCTTTGA